Proteins encoded by one window of Chloroflexota bacterium:
- a CDS encoding SUMF1/EgtB/PvdO family nonheme iron enzyme: protein MSGTPLPESFGRNGAYKVVGIIGRGGFATVYKAYHAALDRHVAIKVLRPEMVEPEGARNRFQIEARASARLAGHPNIVTVYDYGEEDGSAYLVLQFVDGLTLDKRLAKPITAREIDKIVSGVASALDFAHRNSLIHRDIKPSNVLLEQDGTAILSDFGIAKLLDATASMTNTLLGTPDYMSPEQITGSPLDARSDVYALGVMVYRIFAGKTPFQGAPMAILHQHVHAPVPELPPNPLTGRPAPAAVEAVIRRALAKHPEDRQHTAGQLAAELRQALRPLILAEQAQDALRASDMSRAEGLAAELVRDHPSYPEGSQIQQEIARQRARLAQRSRVQGLIDAEQWQTAAEEIDRFGLRGDRDTGVQGLIRQADAGLAAERARQEAARRTEQERQRREAEAREAQRREQEAQRREQEARQAAWREQQAREAAQREAEAREAARREQEAREQARREFEAREQARRDAEAREQARREAEAQEQARRDAEAREQARREFEARELARRQQEAREAEERRQQQEQAERARREQQAQAERERREREQQDARERAERERARLAHLEELERQVDRESGLSSEEIEARAGERTRQRQAKLGPAAAAAAAPGSAGAGGRSPVLPVLVGLVAVALLVAGGIFFVPGVLPALMGRSATATPSASQPTATPAAAKPTAGPTTAPAAKPTEPAAKPTDPAAKPTQPAAKPTEPAAKPTEPAAKPTTPPTVAEQKPVAPTTAPAKPEPPTPVPPTPTVALPGRITAQDGAEMALIAAGGFQMGQDGDASTGPRFTLALPAFYIDVTEVTNARFQQYVQETGSKPEGDWRRFFDAANFDAKFYDVERNDHPVVNVTWKDADSYCRWAGKRLPFEAEWEKAARGVDGRLWPWGNEPHPEFANIENQTEGEPDTRRVGSFPRGASPYGILDMTGNAREWTDSSLQPYPLTQPTGSAAGAGSRVTRGGSWLSLPNSIELTRRLAEPVTIAAKDLGFRCAVSADQARGR, encoded by the coding sequence ATGAGCGGGACGCCCCTGCCGGAGTCGTTCGGGCGGAACGGTGCGTACAAGGTCGTCGGGATCATCGGGCGCGGCGGCTTCGCGACCGTCTACAAGGCGTACCATGCCGCGCTGGATCGGCACGTCGCCATCAAGGTGTTGCGGCCAGAGATGGTCGAGCCGGAAGGCGCGCGGAATCGATTCCAGATCGAGGCGCGCGCCTCGGCCCGGCTGGCCGGCCACCCCAACATCGTCACCGTCTACGACTACGGCGAGGAGGACGGCTCGGCCTACCTTGTCCTCCAGTTCGTCGACGGCCTCACGCTCGACAAACGGCTCGCCAAACCGATCACCGCCCGGGAGATCGACAAGATCGTCAGCGGCGTGGCGTCGGCGCTCGACTTCGCGCACCGCAACAGCCTGATCCACCGCGACATCAAGCCGTCGAACGTGCTGCTGGAGCAGGACGGCACCGCCATCCTCTCCGACTTCGGCATCGCCAAACTGCTCGACGCCACCGCCTCGATGACCAACACGCTGCTCGGCACGCCCGACTACATGTCGCCCGAGCAGATCACCGGCTCGCCGCTCGACGCCCGCAGCGACGTCTACGCCCTCGGCGTGATGGTCTACCGGATCTTCGCCGGCAAGACGCCGTTCCAGGGCGCGCCGATGGCGATCCTCCATCAGCACGTCCATGCGCCCGTCCCGGAGCTGCCCCCCAACCCGCTGACGGGACGTCCCGCGCCGGCCGCCGTCGAGGCCGTCATCCGCCGCGCGCTGGCGAAGCACCCGGAGGACCGGCAGCACACGGCCGGGCAGCTTGCCGCCGAGCTGCGGCAGGCACTCCGCCCGCTGATCCTGGCCGAGCAGGCCCAGGACGCCCTGCGCGCCAGCGACATGAGCCGCGCCGAGGGGCTGGCCGCCGAGCTGGTCCGGGACCACCCCAGCTACCCGGAAGGCTCGCAGATCCAGCAGGAGATCGCGCGGCAGCGGGCGCGGCTGGCCCAGCGCTCGCGGGTGCAGGGGCTGATCGACGCCGAGCAGTGGCAGACGGCCGCCGAGGAGATCGACCGCTTCGGACTGCGCGGCGACCGGGACACCGGCGTCCAGGGGCTGATCCGGCAGGCGGACGCCGGGCTGGCCGCCGAGCGCGCTCGTCAGGAGGCCGCGCGCCGGACCGAGCAGGAGCGCCAGCGCCGGGAAGCCGAGGCCCGCGAAGCCCAGCGCCGCGAGCAAGAGGCGCAGCGCCGCGAGCAGGAGGCCCGGCAGGCCGCCTGGCGCGAGCAGCAGGCGCGCGAAGCGGCCCAGCGCGAGGCCGAGGCGCGGGAGGCTGCCCGCCGCGAGCAGGAGGCCCGCGAGCAAGCTCGGCGCGAGTTTGAGGCCCGCGAACAGGCCCGCCGTGACGCCGAAGCCCGCGAGCAAGCCCGTCGAGAGGCCGAGGCCCAGGAACAGGCCCGCCGCGACGCCGAGGCGCGCGAGCAGGCCCGGCGGGAGTTCGAGGCCCGCGAACTGGCCCGACGACAGCAGGAGGCCCGCGAGGCCGAGGAGCGCCGACAGCAGCAAGAGCAGGCCGAGCGCGCCCGCCGCGAGCAACAGGCCCAGGCTGAGCGCGAGCGCCGCGAACGCGAGCAGCAGGATGCCCGTGAGCGCGCCGAGCGCGAGCGGGCCCGCCTCGCGCATCTGGAGGAGCTGGAGCGGCAGGTCGATCGGGAATCTGGCCTCTCCTCCGAGGAGATCGAGGCGCGGGCCGGCGAGCGCACCCGCCAGCGGCAGGCGAAGCTCGGGCCGGCCGCCGCGGCCGCCGCGGCCCCGGGATCGGCCGGCGCGGGGGGGCGCTCGCCGGTCCTGCCCGTGCTCGTCGGGCTGGTGGCCGTCGCCCTGCTGGTCGCTGGCGGCATCTTCTTCGTGCCGGGGGTGCTGCCGGCCCTGATGGGCCGCTCCGCGACGGCGACCCCGTCGGCGTCCCAGCCGACGGCCACGCCGGCCGCCGCGAAGCCGACGGCCGGGCCGACCACGGCCCCCGCCGCGAAGCCCACTGAGCCGGCGGCGAAGCCGACCGACCCAGCCGCGAAGCCGACGCAGCCGGCGGCGAAGCCGACCGAACCAGCCGCGAAGCCGACCGAACCAGCCGCGAAGCCGACGACCCCGCCGACCGTCGCGGAGCAGAAGCCCGTCGCGCCGACGACCGCCCCGGCCAAGCCGGAGCCACCGACCCCGGTCCCGCCGACGCCCACCGTGGCCCTGCCCGGGCGGATCACCGCCCAGGATGGCGCCGAGATGGCGCTGATCGCGGCCGGCGGCTTCCAGATGGGCCAGGATGGCGATGCATCCACGGGACCGCGCTTCACGCTGGCCTTGCCGGCCTTCTACATCGACGTGACCGAGGTCACCAACGCCCGCTTCCAGCAGTACGTGCAGGAGACCGGCAGCAAGCCCGAGGGCGACTGGCGGCGGTTCTTCGACGCCGCCAACTTCGACGCAAAGTTCTACGATGTCGAGCGGAACGACCATCCCGTCGTCAACGTCACCTGGAAGGACGCCGACAGCTACTGCCGCTGGGCTGGCAAACGTCTCCCGTTCGAGGCCGAGTGGGAGAAGGCGGCGCGCGGCGTGGACGGCCGGCTCTGGCCCTGGGGCAACGAGCCGCACCCCGAGTTCGCTAACATCGAGAACCAGACCGAGGGTGAGCCGGATACCCGGCGCGTCGGCAGTTTTCCACGCGGCGCCAGCCCGTATGGCATCCTCGATATGACCGGGAACGCCCGTGAGTGGACAGACAGCTCACTCCAGCCGTACCCCCTGACCCAACCCACCGGCAGCGCGGCCGGGGCCGGCTCCCGCGTCACGCGGGGCGGCTCCTGGCTGAGCCTGCCGAATTCGATCGAACTGACCCGTCGACTGGCCGAGCCGGTGACCATCGCAGCCAAGGATCTCGGATTCCGCTGTGCGGTCTCGGCAGACCAGGCCAGAGGGAGGTGA
- a CDS encoding N-acetyltransferase, with amino-acid sequence MRRTFVPISADVKLGQNVVIFHPDLVNLYGCTVGDESKIATFVEIQRGVTLGRRVKVEAFAFIPSGVTIGDGVFIGPHVCFTNDRRPAAVTADGELLGPDDWEITPTVVEDGAAIGANATIVCGVTIGAGALVGAGSVVTKDVPPHTLVVGNPARVVGPWPPASKP; translated from the coding sequence ATGCGGAGGACTTTCGTGCCGATCAGCGCAGATGTCAAGCTCGGTCAGAACGTCGTCATTTTCCACCCGGATCTCGTCAACCTGTACGGCTGCACCGTGGGCGACGAGAGCAAGATCGCCACGTTCGTCGAGATCCAGCGCGGCGTGACGCTCGGGCGGCGGGTGAAGGTGGAGGCGTTCGCCTTCATCCCGTCTGGGGTGACCATCGGCGACGGGGTTTTCATCGGGCCGCACGTCTGCTTCACGAACGATAGGCGCCCGGCGGCGGTGACTGCTGACGGCGAACTGCTCGGTCCGGACGACTGGGAGATCACGCCAACGGTGGTGGAGGACGGGGCGGCCATCGGCGCGAATGCCACGATTGTCTGCGGCGTGACGATTGGCGCGGGGGCGCTGGTGGGCGCGGGGAGCGTGGTCACGAAGGATGTGCCGCCGCACACGCTGGTGGTGGGAAACCCGGCGCGGGTGGTCGGACCGTGGCCGCCAGCGTCAAAGCCCTGA
- a CDS encoding Gfo/Idh/MocA family oxidoreductase, with protein sequence MVGIGVVGYGYWGPNLVRNFTLTPGARMVAVSDLSHNRLVDVQAHYPSIKTTPCYEDMLLDPEIDAVAIATPVSSHFRLAMQAMEAGKHVLVEKPLALNSAQAALLVEEAERRGLTLMVDHTFVYHGAVRKIRDLVKSGQIGRLHYFDSTRVNLGLFQRDVDVLWDLAVHDLSIMDYVIGETPHAVAATGAAHVPGQPVNIAYLTCFFADSLIAHINVNWLAPVKVRRTLIGGDRQMIVYDDLEPSEKVKVYDRGITLGDGPAGPDGPYEMFVGYRTGDMWAPKVSSTEALSLEAAHFVECIRERKAPLTDGKAGLRIVRILEAATQSLKQGGCPVDL encoded by the coding sequence GTGGTTGGCATTGGCGTCGTGGGGTACGGCTACTGGGGTCCGAATCTGGTTCGCAACTTCACTCTGACGCCCGGTGCGCGCATGGTCGCCGTCAGCGACCTGTCGCACAACCGGCTGGTGGACGTGCAGGCGCACTATCCATCCATCAAGACGACGCCCTGCTACGAGGATATGCTCCTCGATCCGGAGATCGACGCCGTCGCCATCGCGACGCCTGTCTCCAGCCACTTCCGCCTCGCCATGCAGGCGATGGAGGCCGGCAAGCACGTCCTGGTGGAGAAGCCGCTCGCGCTCAACAGCGCCCAGGCGGCCCTGCTGGTCGAAGAGGCCGAGCGCCGTGGCCTGACCCTGATGGTGGACCACACGTTCGTCTACCATGGCGCGGTCCGCAAGATCCGCGACCTGGTCAAGAGCGGGCAGATCGGTCGCCTTCACTACTTCGACTCCACGCGCGTCAACCTCGGGCTCTTCCAGCGCGATGTGGATGTGCTCTGGGATCTCGCCGTCCACGACCTCTCGATCATGGACTACGTGATCGGAGAGACCCCGCACGCGGTGGCCGCCACCGGCGCGGCGCACGTCCCAGGCCAGCCGGTCAACATCGCCTACCTGACCTGCTTCTTCGCGGACAGCCTGATCGCCCACATCAACGTGAACTGGCTGGCCCCCGTCAAGGTCCGGCGCACGCTCATCGGCGGTGACCGCCAGATGATTGTCTACGACGACCTCGAGCCGAGCGAGAAGGTCAAGGTCTACGACCGTGGCATCACCCTCGGCGACGGCCCGGCCGGCCCGGACGGCCCCTACGAGATGTTCGTCGGGTATCGGACGGGCGACATGTGGGCGCCGAAGGTCAGCAGCACCGAAGCCCTCTCCCTGGAGGCCGCCCACTTCGTGGAGTGCATCCGCGAGCGGAAGGCGCCGCTCACGGACGGCAAGGCGGGCCTGCGGATCGTCCGCATCCTCGAAGCGGCGACACAGTCCCTGAAGCAGGGCGGCTGCCCCGTCGATCTGTAA
- a CDS encoding 2-hydroxyacid dehydrogenase, which yields MQDADFLCGFIGNISTDALLRAAGNRLKLVQLMSVGYDKFNLDGARAAKLPVSVNGGANAIAVAEHAIMMILASLKQLTALDDAVRRGGWRDPSFGSLRLYEVWHSTVGIVGMGRIGQEVAKRLQGWDADLIYYDPFRLPAEREQALGVRYVELDELLRTSDAVTVHVPLNAKTRHLIDAESLSIMKPTAVLVNTARGELVDEEALVEALGKGTILGAGLDVLNEEPPPADHPVFALKNVALTPHMAGPTWQSFPRRFANCFANIERVSKGEKAQWVVPELADLFE from the coding sequence ATTCAGGACGCCGATTTCCTCTGCGGCTTCATCGGCAACATCTCCACCGATGCGCTGCTCAGGGCCGCCGGCAACCGCCTCAAGCTCGTCCAGTTGATGAGCGTCGGCTACGACAAGTTCAACCTGGATGGCGCGCGCGCCGCGAAGCTGCCGGTCTCGGTCAACGGCGGCGCGAACGCCATCGCCGTGGCCGAGCACGCCATCATGATGATCCTCGCCTCGCTCAAGCAGTTGACGGCCCTGGACGACGCCGTCCGCCGAGGCGGCTGGCGTGATCCCTCGTTTGGCTCGCTGCGGCTCTACGAGGTCTGGCACTCCACCGTCGGCATCGTCGGGATGGGGCGCATCGGGCAGGAAGTGGCGAAGCGGCTCCAGGGCTGGGACGCCGACCTGATCTACTACGATCCGTTCCGCCTCCCGGCCGAGCGCGAGCAGGCCCTCGGCGTGCGCTACGTGGAGCTGGACGAGCTGCTGCGGACCTCGGATGCCGTGACGGTCCACGTACCGCTCAACGCGAAGACTCGCCACCTGATCGACGCCGAGTCGCTCTCGATCATGAAGCCAACGGCCGTCCTGGTGAACACGGCGCGCGGCGAGCTGGTGGACGAAGAGGCCCTGGTTGAGGCGCTGGGGAAGGGCACGATCCTCGGGGCCGGCCTGGACGTGCTCAACGAGGAGCCGCCCCCCGCCGATCACCCCGTCTTCGCGCTGAAGAACGTCGCCCTGACGCCGCACATGGCCGGCCCGACGTGGCAGTCGTTCCCGCGCCGCTTCGCGAACTGCTTCGCCAACATCGAGCGCGTCTCAAAGGGTGAAAAGGCCCAGTGGGTGGTCCCGGAGCTGGCGGACCTGTTCGAGTAG
- a CDS encoding mandelate racemase/muconate lactonizing enzyme family protein yields the protein MRITDVTTTQLLIPDLPGIKDSTIRTAGKGRGGLFVHIKTDEGIEGFGVGIGESKGVIERQLKSVLVGQDPLCHEKLWDDMFWKVRGYGRKGVAFCAISSLDIALWDLKAKAFGVPLYRLLGPYTDTVPIYGSGGWTSFSEAELVKEQTGYVERGIPRVKMKVAIDFGKDEAQDLKRLAAVRKAVGDDVEIFVDANNGYYAKQAIAMGRRFQDYNVRWFEEPVLADDIQGLAAIAKAIDIPVATGEHEYTKYGFKELIAQGGADIVQPDVGRVGGITEWMKVAHLAHAFNLPVAPHAVQLVHLHLACATPNLRVVEYLGVSEETDKIFYTEFPEPKNGMWTPYPDKPGLGLELNPKAVEKYRVG from the coding sequence ATGCGGATTACCGATGTCACCACGACGCAGCTGCTGATCCCCGACCTGCCGGGCATCAAGGACTCGACGATCCGGACGGCCGGCAAGGGGCGCGGCGGACTCTTCGTGCACATCAAGACCGACGAGGGGATTGAAGGGTTCGGCGTCGGGATTGGCGAGTCGAAGGGCGTCATCGAGCGCCAGCTCAAGTCGGTGCTGGTGGGCCAGGATCCGCTCTGCCACGAGAAGCTCTGGGACGATATGTTCTGGAAGGTCCGTGGCTACGGTCGGAAGGGCGTGGCGTTCTGCGCGATCTCCAGCCTCGACATCGCCCTCTGGGACTTGAAGGCGAAGGCGTTCGGCGTGCCGCTCTACCGGCTGCTTGGCCCGTACACGGACACGGTGCCGATCTACGGCTCGGGCGGCTGGACGAGCTTCAGCGAGGCCGAGCTGGTCAAGGAGCAGACGGGGTACGTCGAGCGGGGCATCCCACGCGTCAAGATGAAGGTGGCCATCGACTTCGGCAAGGACGAGGCGCAGGATCTGAAGCGGCTGGCAGCGGTCCGCAAGGCTGTCGGCGACGACGTCGAGATCTTCGTGGACGCCAACAACGGCTACTACGCGAAGCAGGCCATCGCGATGGGCCGCCGCTTCCAGGACTACAACGTCCGCTGGTTCGAGGAGCCGGTCCTCGCGGACGACATCCAGGGGCTGGCGGCCATCGCGAAGGCCATCGACATCCCGGTGGCCACCGGCGAGCACGAGTACACGAAGTACGGGTTCAAAGAGCTGATCGCGCAGGGCGGCGCGGACATCGTGCAGCCGGACGTGGGCCGGGTGGGCGGCATCACCGAGTGGATGAAAGTAGCGCACCTGGCGCACGCGTTCAACCTGCCGGTCGCGCCGCACGCCGTGCAGCTGGTGCACCTGCACCTGGCCTGCGCCACCCCGAACCTGCGCGTAGTCGAGTACCTGGGCGTCTCCGAGGAGACGGACAAGATCTTCTACACGGAGTTCCCCGAGCCGAAGAACGGCATGTGGACGCCGTACCCGGACAAGCCGGGCCTGGGCCTGGAGCTGAACCCGAAGGCGGTGGAGAAGTACCGCGTCGGGTAG
- a CDS encoding PD40 domain-containing protein: MRRARISRPTQSPPRWRGPLAGRSGLRAIRLTVLTVLAALLCGVSGSPSAYGQEPAAIIEPWTYGPIGTIAAPHGAGVLLTNVATGGEQELAVLPPVGVSGHAVWSPDRASLAISRFGRLPGERVGGSDILVLPAQGGEALPIAQHDKDGALLGGPAWLPDGTGLYYDHLPPSGGATNTQVMFAPIDASQATRTIAVGGWPTVSPDGRFLAYVRPSPTSGFLNELVVIDATGVMSRTMIPADHLVQISSPRFSPSGTEIAFIGSTSVGEAMSPPGPADLTALFGKIGPRPSESVRGPLAHGPPGDVWVMNLFGSDATRLTSFDEDEPTLAWSPDGFWLAMMGGGGLYVLPRDLSQAPRRVGKGGFGGIDWR; the protein is encoded by the coding sequence ATGCGACGCGCACGGATCTCCCGGCCCACGCAGTCCCCGCCGCGCTGGCGGGGGCCGCTGGCCGGGCGGTCCGGCCTGCGGGCCATCCGCCTGACGGTCCTGACGGTGCTCGCCGCGCTGCTCTGCGGTGTGTCCGGCAGTCCGTCTGCCTACGGACAGGAGCCGGCCGCCATCATCGAGCCGTGGACCTACGGCCCGATCGGCACCATCGCCGCGCCCCACGGGGCCGGCGTGCTCCTGACCAACGTCGCCACCGGTGGAGAGCAAGAGCTGGCTGTTCTGCCGCCAGTCGGCGTCTCCGGCCACGCCGTGTGGTCGCCGGACCGCGCCAGTCTGGCGATCAGCCGCTTCGGACGGCTGCCCGGCGAGCGCGTCGGCGGCTCAGACATCCTGGTGCTGCCGGCCCAGGGCGGCGAAGCCTTGCCGATCGCCCAGCATGACAAGGACGGCGCGTTGCTCGGCGGGCCAGCGTGGCTCCCAGACGGGACCGGCCTCTACTACGATCACCTGCCGCCGTCCGGTGGCGCGACGAACACCCAGGTGATGTTCGCGCCCATCGACGCCAGCCAGGCGACCCGGACGATTGCCGTTGGCGGCTGGCCGACCGTCTCACCCGATGGCCGCTTCCTGGCCTACGTGCGGCCGTCGCCCACCTCTGGCTTCCTGAACGAGCTGGTGGTGATCGACGCCACGGGCGTCATGTCCCGCACGATGATCCCTGCCGATCACCTCGTCCAGATCTCGTCGCCGCGCTTCTCGCCCTCCGGGACGGAGATCGCGTTCATCGGCAGCACCTCGGTCGGCGAAGCCATGTCGCCGCCCGGCCCGGCCGATCTCACCGCCCTGTTCGGCAAGATCGGCCCCCGGCCATCCGAGTCTGTGCGCGGCCCGCTGGCCCACGGCCCGCCCGGCGACGTCTGGGTGATGAACCTCTTCGGCAGCGATGCCACCCGCCTGACCTCCTTCGACGAGGACGAGCCGACGCTGGCCTGGTCCCCTGACGGCTTCTGGCTGGCGATGATGGGCGGCGGCGGCCTGTACGTGCTCCCGCGCGACCTCTCGCAAGCGCCGCGTCGGGTTGGGAAAGGCGGCTTCGGGGGCATCGACTGGCGGTAG
- a CDS encoding EAL domain-containing protein has translation MSLAARIGLLNIMLCATLAVALTWLGTYRAIRGLDEQAQAALTADARGVASGIDAWHAQRMNQLRALASMHVIGDFVLTAPEQRPARLEPIFDILRGHASIAPDVDSIALADANGTFIASSSPTDIGQNVSQRDYFAEAMFGRPFISGVSISTITNAPSIFHSFPVTNERGIVVGILRSRSKLDWVQGIVQSAQARVGAGATGILLDESGLVISSSSDPSWLLRPIVPLQPTVSAALASDKRWGNNPAPGPLGEADLVPAVGIQHPTTLTWSNGSSELRAVAVPLSTTSWSYVAALPVATFQAAANDFLRHALLWAALALAISATVGVVLARRISSALSAVTVAARRITSGDLEHVNIQLGLHADRELEVLAESFNEMVRRLRETTVSRNQLEQRIQERTADLSEANELLTREIGERRRAERELEHLAFYDSLTGLPNRALFLDRLEHALQGAARNQQRLTVMFLDLDNFKVVNDSLGHKAGDALLVTIAGRLKACLRSQETAARLGGDEFTVLLNDVGNEADAIVVAERIQETMREPIPLDGREFVPGVSIGIVLSRPGVDTTETLLRDADLAMYGAKSGGKGRYEVFDQSMSATALDRLQLEADLRHAIKRNELRVMYQPILGLEGGGIREVEALLRWVHPERGVVSPMQFIPLAEATGLIVPIGQWVIEEACRQAKAWQRAAPMDPPLIVSVNLSVRQFRHPGLADDIVRALHEADLDPGCLKLEITESVVTQEGDEAVRILWQLKELGVRLAIDDFGTGYSSLNYLLRFPVDTLKIDRSFISGLGNDDQSVMIVRSVIDLARGLNLAVTGEGIETPEQLHRLRALGCHQGQGFFFAHPLTSDAVTALLDGEDTSTTKTDAA, from the coding sequence ATGTCGCTGGCCGCGCGCATCGGCCTGCTGAACATCATGCTCTGCGCGACGCTGGCCGTTGCCCTCACCTGGCTCGGCACCTACCGCGCCATCCGTGGGCTGGACGAGCAGGCGCAAGCGGCGCTCACCGCCGATGCGCGAGGCGTCGCCAGCGGCATCGACGCCTGGCATGCTCAGCGCATGAACCAGTTGCGCGCCCTGGCCAGCATGCATGTCATCGGGGACTTCGTCCTGACGGCCCCCGAGCAGCGACCGGCCCGGCTTGAGCCGATCTTCGACATCCTGCGTGGGCACGCCAGCATCGCCCCGGACGTTGACTCGATCGCCCTGGCCGACGCCAACGGCACCTTCATCGCCAGCAGCAGCCCGACCGATATCGGCCAGAACGTCAGTCAGCGCGACTACTTCGCCGAGGCGATGTTCGGGCGGCCGTTCATCTCCGGCGTCAGCATCTCGACCATCACCAACGCCCCGTCCATCTTCCACTCGTTCCCGGTGACCAACGAGCGCGGCATCGTCGTCGGCATCCTGCGCTCCCGCTCGAAGCTCGATTGGGTGCAGGGTATCGTCCAATCGGCGCAGGCACGGGTCGGAGCCGGCGCAACGGGCATCCTGCTGGACGAGAGCGGGCTGGTCATCAGCAGCAGCAGCGACCCCTCCTGGCTGTTGCGGCCCATCGTACCCCTCCAACCAACCGTCAGCGCCGCGCTCGCCAGCGACAAGCGCTGGGGCAACAATCCAGCGCCCGGCCCGCTCGGCGAGGCCGATCTGGTCCCAGCCGTCGGCATTCAGCATCCGACGACGCTCACCTGGAGCAACGGGTCCTCCGAGCTGCGGGCCGTCGCCGTGCCGCTCAGTACGACCTCCTGGAGCTACGTTGCAGCCCTGCCCGTGGCGACGTTCCAGGCGGCGGCCAACGACTTCCTGCGCCACGCGCTCCTCTGGGCGGCGCTGGCGCTGGCGATCTCCGCGACCGTCGGCGTGGTGCTGGCCCGGCGCATTAGCAGTGCGCTCTCGGCGGTCACCGTCGCCGCCCGCCGCATCACCAGCGGCGACCTGGAGCACGTCAACATTCAGCTCGGGCTGCACGCCGACCGCGAGCTGGAAGTGCTGGCCGAGTCGTTCAACGAGATGGTACGGCGGCTGCGCGAGACGACCGTCTCCCGGAACCAGTTGGAGCAGCGGATCCAGGAGCGCACAGCCGACCTGTCCGAGGCCAACGAGCTGCTGACCCGCGAGATCGGCGAACGGCGGCGCGCCGAGCGCGAGCTGGAGCACCTCGCCTTCTACGACAGCCTGACTGGCCTGCCGAACAGGGCGCTCTTCCTGGATCGGCTGGAGCACGCGCTCCAGGGCGCAGCCAGGAATCAGCAACGCCTGACCGTCATGTTCCTCGACCTGGACAACTTCAAGGTGGTCAACGACTCGCTGGGGCACAAGGCCGGCGATGCGTTGCTGGTCACCATCGCCGGGCGGCTCAAGGCCTGCCTGCGCAGCCAGGAGACGGCGGCGCGGCTTGGAGGTGACGAGTTCACCGTCCTCCTGAACGACGTGGGCAACGAGGCAGACGCCATCGTTGTGGCCGAGCGCATCCAGGAGACGATGCGCGAGCCGATCCCGCTCGACGGCCGCGAGTTCGTGCCGGGCGTCAGCATCGGCATCGTCCTGAGCCGGCCCGGCGTGGACACCACCGAGACGCTCCTCCGCGACGCCGACCTCGCCATGTACGGCGCGAAGTCTGGCGGCAAGGGCCGCTACGAGGTCTTCGATCAGAGCATGAGCGCGACGGCCCTCGACCGGCTGCAGCTCGAAGCGGACCTGCGCCACGCCATCAAGCGGAACGAGCTGCGGGTCATGTATCAGCCGATCCTCGGGCTCGAAGGCGGCGGCATCCGCGAGGTCGAGGCGTTGCTGCGCTGGGTCCACCCGGAGCGTGGCGTCGTCTCGCCGATGCAGTTCATCCCGCTTGCCGAGGCCACCGGCCTGATCGTGCCCATCGGCCAGTGGGTCATCGAAGAAGCGTGCCGGCAGGCGAAGGCGTGGCAGCGCGCCGCGCCGATGGACCCGCCGCTGATCGTCAGCGTCAACCTGTCGGTGCGGCAGTTCCGGCACCCGGGCCTTGCCGATGACATCGTGCGGGCGCTGCACGAGGCGGACCTGGACCCTGGCTGCCTGAAGCTGGAGATCACCGAGAGCGTCGTCACCCAGGAAGGTGATGAGGCCGTCCGCATCCTCTGGCAGTTGAAGGAGCTTGGCGTCCGGCTGGCCATCGACGACTTCGGGACCGGCTACTCGTCGCTGAACTACCTGCTGCGGTTCCCCGTCGATACGCTCAAGATCGACCGCTCGTTCATCAGCGGCCTCGGCAACGACGACCAGAGCGTGATGATCGTGCGGAGCGTGATCGACCTTGCGCGGGGCCTGAACCTGGCCGTCACCGGCGAGGGCATCGAGACGCCCGAGCAGTTGCACCGGCTCCGAGCGCTGGGCTGCCATCAGGGTCAGGGGTTCTTCTTCGCACACCCGCTGACCAGCGACGCGGTGACGGCCCTCCTCGACGGCGAAGACACGTCGACCACGAAAACGGACGCCGCGTAA